TTGCCTTCTGAAGTCCACTATGGCACGGTTTGTATAGCCAAGTGCTTCTGGGCAGGCTGTGAGGGCtagtatatataatttatatattaaaaaaatcctcGCTTGGTGTCCGAGACTGGCTGTGTGTGATCCCAGTGGAGTCTGCGTTTTCGTTTCTGTGTCAACTATGGCTCTCATTTAGCGTTTTAAGATCATAGCTGCTGCTGTTCTTAAATACCTATTCATCACTGGGAGTACAgtaaaagtaatattttcagggagaataaaaggccATTTAAGGTTCTTATTGATGAGGTTGGGTTAAAATGTCAATGCAGAAGTGCTTTTGTGCCATACAGTGCATGGCAGCTTGCACTAGAAATTTGATCTAAGGTGCAAAAGTGTAGGTATAttccaaatgttgactttgtgTGGGTGCTGCTTTCCTGAATTCTTAGCTTGGTGGGTTGCCGCCTACCTTCTGCCTTTCTCGTGTTGTGGCTTGCAGCTAAGGTCACCAGTttatcagtcttttttttttttttctcttacagtGACACTCCAAAACGAAGACCCCACACACTAAACAAAGTGCCATCTTTTGCTTCAGACACTTCGGATgcaggttattttaatttgaatttttcattgtttgctagCCTTCTTGGGGTGGAGAATTGAAATTTGTTGGAGCTGGCAGTTATGTACCACACTGATGTGTAAATTTAGAAGGTAGTGGATATAAAGGGATCATAATCCTTCCAACTTGAGTTAAATTATGTGCAAAATTATATGAAGCCATTTAAAAAATGCGATGCTGCTTTGACAGATCAGACTAAgcttcatttttccttttctcagaAGCTCACAGCTGAGTTTCATAGTTGTAGGAAAGTGTTCATTTCAGGGTCTGCTGTACATTGTGGTGGTGGTTGAATCTGTACTATTATAGGTTATAGTAGAAACAGTTGTCATCTGtgtaattataaaaaaagaagaaaaaccaaaCTGTTAAAGTGGTTTACTTTACATACCCATTCCACTGTAAGGGTATTGCATCCTGAAGCCTATCTTGGTAGCATCTGGGAGTAGGACAGGAATCCTTTCTGGAGGGAGTATCTTGTCATTGCAGGGCACACGCTCCTATCCTTGAGGTCACTTTATGGTTGCACTTAATATATGTGTTTGAAAAGTGTGCTTGTATTAAGCACATGCATGTATAGCAAAAATGTCTGCCCAGATTCCCTAAGGTGTCCTTTAATCCCAAATCTCTGTGGCTGTTGGTGTGCTGATTAACTACATGGTGTTGCTACCTATGTATGATGTAATTGTTTTCGGAAATTGACATTTTTGTAatggtgtgtttttaaatagaagGCCTTTATTTCAGGAGACCCTGCATGATTTCGAATATCAAATGCAagttttcaatacatttttgagGGGGGGAAAGTGCTTCAGCACAATGTCTTCCAAGCCCTGCCCTATGAAATCCTTTTTCAGTGACTTCTGGGTTGCATTTTGCAAGTGCAATTAGAGTTTTTAAACTTAGTGACTACTTTTTTGGTGTGTGGTAGTCATTTAGGtttgtgtgaaaatgtttttaatttattagacCAGTTTGAAGAGTGCAATGCTGCTAATGGTggcatttgcattttttaagattaagtttaagATTTTGCTTGGATGTATTACTAACACCTTTGATTACACTTACAGCAAAATATTGAAGCATGTACTATTACCTTGCAGGTCTTTGCATGGATTCTCCAAGCCCCGTAGATTCAACAATATTTGATGAActgtaagtattttttttttttctttctacaccACCACCATGCCAAATGTATGTGCTTTTGTTTAATACAGAGCTCCAGTCTAAATGATGACTGGATCACTTGCCTTGAGGATTAGAATCATTGTTGCTGGGGGTCAAGGGGTTGTGGCACAGTTGACTTGGCTTCAAGATGTTTCTTTGTCTAAGATGGCTTGTTACACTGTAAAGAATATtccaaaggtttcattttgtgcTGTAGAACTTGTTAAAGGTGGTCAAGAGGTTTTAGAAGTCTTCCTTTATATCTgaaacttaaataataaaaaaaagtacttcCACCCTTACTAAACAGAGGAAACAACCTTAAAACCCACAAGTCAAATAGAACATTCACCTGGTGCTTTTTAATTTGCGTGTCTTTCAGTATCCTTTTATGTTGGGAAAGCTTAATGCCCTCCTTCAGAGTATGTGGTCTTTATGTTGAATGGTTTACTATACTACCCTTTTAAGCTTATTCTGTTTATCTTAAATAGAATATTCTAAAATGTAGAAatgtgtggttttgtttttttttttttctctcctactTTAACTTGTGTAGCATGAAGTTGTGACTGGAAGCTGCTTATGAGGGAGACTGAGTGTCATTAAGTTTTTAAATTCCACTGCAGCTGTTGCATATCCGCAGATTAGGATTTGTTTACTAGCCTCTGCTATGTGAAGTTTGGCACGCTTCCCATCTGCCCTGCACTaatgtgttttgtcttctttacaCGCGTGCTCAAAAGAGCTCTCTACACTTGAATGGCTTTGATGAAAGGGCTGTTTCCAGTTGTCCATACCCCCTTTCCTTAGCTCCCCCCCCAGCCACAGCAGTTGTGTTGAGAAAAGCATCTGCCTGCAGTTGAAGCCAGTTAGGGGGCTGGCATGATGCCTCAGGGTCGACATATGGCATCCTACTAATAAACACTGGTGTGGGCCCCAAGCTCTTGAATAAGGCTGATTTGCATACAGGTGGAATAGTTGTGTCAAGGGAAGTCCACAAAAGGACCAAGGGGGCCCTGCTTGTCCTTTCAGCCTTTGTGGATTCTATTAATTTGTTTTGGCATTGAGACTGTATAGAGCCAAGAGGCTAATAATTgatgtattacattttttgtcttaAGCTTGTGCAGTGAATTttctaaatgtaaatgtttttggtTTGCAGATATGACAATGTTCCAGTAATAAAAgagtaagtgttttttttttttttgttccttctaCATTTCCTGCCAGAATACATACACTATAAAAATCAATCCCCTGACTTCCTCCCTTTAGGCAAGGAAGTTTACCTAAGTACTTAAATACTGACCATGCAAgacagggtaaaaaaaaaaactagggcaATATGTGTGTTGATTAAATTCTGTGTGTCTAATTCACAGAGAAAGGGGGAATAGAGGCAAATTAGTCTTGTATGGATTAGTGTGCCCTGTAATTAACATACCATCTTCAGTTGGTTCTTGTCTTGGTCTTGACAGTTCCAGGATCAGGTCCAGCTCCCTGCAACACATAGCTGTACTGAGTGGTGCAAAAAGTGGTTGACTGGAAATGCTTTTGCTGTCAGTACAGTTGTGGTGAACTGAGACCATCCCTCGGTTGAGTGGTACTCCAGAACTGGGCACCGCCAAACATTAGAAATGGGGTGGACTTAATTTTAATGAAAGCAAAATTGTTAAATGGGGGGGAGGGAGACACTGTATAAATTTGATTCAAAAAGTAGTTCATTTTCagttaatgtgcaatttaaaaccgtatttttattttgtataagtCAATTTGCTTGTGGCAGATGCCTGAAATATTTTATGTACAGCAGCCAAATATAGGATAAGACAAacactgaaatttaaaaatatagccactAGAGTATGGTCAGTTAAACCAATTTCATTTATCTTGAAGTTGTAGaaatttgtttatatataaaacaaaaaaataattttttttttttttttccagcaccaAAGTACCTTTCAGAAGAATAAAGTCTTTACCGGTATGTTATCTTATGTacagtaactgtttttttttttcgtagtTGCAGCTAATGATAGACGTGTATTGCACCACTTTGCAGAATTTTGCTGTCTGTAGTCTTGTTTGGGTAGGGCTTTGTGGTGCATATCTGTCTGAACATGCAGTATGCCAAAGCAGTGAAGATTCTGAAGTGTTTTTCCTTTTAACAGATGAGTCTTCTTGGCTCAAGTCCTTCCTTTAAACCTAGAGATCATGAAGCTGAATCCTTTGTATCTGAATGTCCAAGTAGAGTGGAATCTGATAAAGAGAACTTGAATGTAAGAAGGCATTATCTGTATTCTACTTTGTTCGTGTTTTGATATGGCTTCTGTAACAAGGTTGGTGTGATTTGGTTTCTATCTGGTAATTTATGAGGATTTGTTTTTAGGCAGGGTTTGAGTTCAAGAAACCCACACGGCCTATTTCCCGCACCAGACTTCATACCATCCATGGAAGTGATGGGAAGGAAGCCTTTGCCAATCGGCCAAATTCTGCACCTGCACTCATGGTAGGCTATGCTTTTGTTGGTGGGGTTGGGCAGTCTTATCCCTGACAGTTGCCAAAAATATCCAAGATCTCTTGTGCTGGAAGTTGAATTCATATGTTAACCATAAGGAAACAGTCTTGAAGCATACATTTTTGTCCACAACAAAGTGTATGCATCTGGTTTAGGGGGTTAGGGTGGCTATGGGCGTGGACATGACCAGAGTTTCTTGTTTCGTCagtcctgaatatataaatattaaatgtcaAATTAACATTCTGATTAAAAATTGTATAACTATGCTTAAGTGTATAATTGTCATAGTTGTTGTACTTTGTTTACTTGTTGTTTTATTGGACTCTGTTGTGTTAGTGTTGCTATACATTTTGCAAAGATTCTCTGCGAGGATATAAGGCTGAAATGATTATTGTGCATGCTCCTTGTCCCATATGCATCTGATGGCATTTgtcctgttttttattttctcatgaaaCTTCCACTATTCTGTCTCTGCAGTTCTCGCCATCACCAGAGTGGGCACATCCAGAAAATGAGAGTCCGATTTCATTACGTCGTAGTTCATTTACCTGCTCTATTAATGATGAGGACGATGATGGATTCCTTGAAATTCTAGATGATGAAATAGAGGTGAATGTTTTTGCTTGGTGGTTATAACTTCAATGgcattttcctttttaatcaCATGACCAGTCAACTTGCTAAATTGAAATAAGGTTTAAGAATAGCCTAATATATAATTACCCAATCATCTACAGGgaatggggttttttttttgtctactgATAGTTGCAATAAGAGTCTTAATGTCTAGTGCTACCCCATGCCTTCAAAACTTAAGTGACATCATTCCAAGAAGGATTGAAGCGGTTTCTGTTTCATGACATATTGTACTAAGAAAAGCATAGTAGTTTTTCACTATTTTATCCCACAAAGTGTTCTGCACTAATATCCTTTAATTCAGTGACCAAGAAAGACATTGGTCTTCATCCAGGGGTTAATGATTCTGGAATAGGAACACTATTGTGCAAAAAGTATTCCCTTAATTGTGCACATGGTTCATGAAAATGGCCAAATTCATTGTTCCTACAACCATACAGTGCAATCTAACCTAATGAGATAGCTGTCCACATCATATGTCCCTTGTCACTTATGTAATAGTTGAAATCCAACATTGTGGCTGAAGGTATTGCTTTCTGTCTATTGATCTAAGAAATGTAGAGTGAAAGATGGCTCATCACCCTTTTTCTGCTTTCCCTTGTTTATGGGTTCAGTGTTTGCAGGTTATGATTGTGCTAGATTCATGTAGTTTGTGAATGGCAACCCTGCCGTCATTCTTTGGTATTTGTCAACTACCATGTGGAGTGTCTGTTTATCCCTGTTTTGATGACCTTTGCATCATTAAAGAAACCATGCACTTGTGTGTCTGACAACACTGTCGTTTGAGACCATTCCCATGACCTATTAAATTTTGCAGTTTGTGATCTTTTGGATCTGTGATTTGAAATCTTGCCCAAAGTGTTTATGCCAATTTGTCAGGTTTATAGCTGATACTATCCACTTAAGATGATACATGTTGGCAGCAAAACTTGTGATTTAGGGAATCTTCTCTTCCATGGCTATCCTTTTATTGACCATTAATTTGAGTAGTCTTGTTATCTATTTGGTTTGTCACTAATACCCTCAAAGTAATTTTTAGGCTTTATACAGCAACATGTTTTGAAGACTATATTTGCTGCCTCTTGAGTTTAACtttgtgcaattttatttttttgctagaATGATGCAGATGTACCTACTGGGATGGCTAGCCTACTGACTGCTCCACTAGTCCGCAAGAAGGAGGAAGTGGATAATGTAAGAAAATTGATATTTGTATTACTCCTTCATCTTTAACTTATGTACAACAGCTCATTTCAGCTCAATATTTTGGTGCTTCCGTTTGATAAATCAAGAAATGGAGTCCTCCGGCATGATATGGCAATTGACTACTTAATGATCTGAATCTGTTTTGAGGACACAATTGAGCCCATCTGGTTGGATACTTTAGATTCTTTGAGCTTGGTTATGGTAACATTACCGGTTATGGTGAGGGTTAAAGGGTTTTTTCTGAGGCTTCATAAAGTGGTGTAGTAGATGGGAGGAGCATAATTCTTTATAGAATTTTGTACCTGTTCTGGTAGGCAGAAATTAACTTACTCGAATATGTGGAGATGGTGGTTGACCACAGGAACAGCAATGGggagggggggaggggggggcgGTTCAGGGGGCGAGGGAGAGATTTCTCTTGGAATTTGTTGCAAAAGCAGCTTGGCCTTTGATATTGGCTCTTCACTGAACAAAACCATAACTGTGTAGTGTTATGGATTTGTATGCATGCTGTCTAGTTAAACCTTCAGACACAGCCTCAAGTCTTaacttttaatgtattttaattttatattaaagggtttttggttttctttgtggCATTTTTGGTTGAGTTTAAGGATTTTGATTAGACCAAAGTGGAAAAGTGTTTTGTGCGGGTTCGTAATACTGTAGTATCATTTTTTTGCACTACTTTAAATGCATTCTAGTTGTACtctggggtttgttttttttaaatggttttcacATGTCCGTGTGTGGATTTTTTTCCTATTACTCTGGTTCTCCCCAGACATTTTTTAATCGAGAAAATTTTGAAATGCACCTATTTAGTTGATGGCATATTAGTGTCTCGTGGGTGAGAGATTGtctttggttgtttcaccaaccACTGGTTTGAACTAGACTAAGATCGATTAATTAGAATTGATTTCTAACCACCCtcccagttttgttttttaaatagtgcTCAAAAATCTACCTGATAATACAATTTTTGTAATGTGCTTTTTAAAACTTGCAGCAGCCTATAATTCGTGGTCAACCCCGAGGCCTTTTCAGAACTCCATCTCTTCCGTGCTCCATAACAAGACCGGCACTGAAGAGGCCAGAGCGGCCCCATGATGAGAATAGTCCACTGAAGTTGAAGAGGAGGAAGAGTAttgctggtgcagtggtagtaAATGATGACTTTGAAGAGCAGGAACTAATGGTTAGTTGTATGTAAGGAGGTCTTTTCCGactcctctctttttctctcaaaCCCCTCACCCCCCACCCCCTTCTGTAGAGTTATAAGAGATTAATGTAACACTtcattggatttatttttttatgattaagTTTTGTGTAACTTAAATGTAACATTCCATCATCCTTCACTGCAGAAGTGTCGTTTTGCCCAGAGATCAAAGTCCTTCTGTGATGCAGACATTGGGAAGTTGATAGAGAATGATACTCCAGAACTCATTGGCGATTTTTCCAAGGTAATGAGAGCTTTGTCTAGATGTGTATAGTTGTGATACAGTATGCCTTCCAGTAGaaaatgtgttttactttttttttcctctttatatTCCATGTAAATTTTGGTGCAGCCTTTTATTTTGCCTACCGTAGAAGGTAAACATCAGGACCTTAAATACATTACTCCTGAAATGGTGAGTATGGGCtagaatatatatattcttttttttttgcgttgTAAAGATAAAATGCTTAAAATTTTGAGGAAATAGTTTCTGCTTAAgattgtttgtttgtcctttcagGAAAAGTCAATGATTTGATCAGTACAATATTACTGATGTTTAATGGTTTAAATGCCAGAGTTGATTCAAAAGTGTTAATTTTAGTTTGAACAGCTATTGGAAAAATGAGGCGCGCACACTACATAATGCTTCCCTTATAGTTTTTCTTCATCCAGTGTAATTTTAAAATTCCCTACCTATAAATTGGCCATGCAACTTCCCTTCCATTTTAGttatctgatttttatttttttacacctcGCCTGGGTGTGACTTCTAAATCTGTCGATAAATGATAGAGCCCGAGTGACCCATGCTCTGGTTGTTTAGGGTGTTTAAACTGACCAGTGAGTATTTCCATTTACAAAGGATTAGGTCTTCCATAACTTTATATGGAATACTATAAAGTTTATCTGTTTCCTTTTAAAGGCTCCTAGAGTACACGCccattttaaaaatggcaatCTACAGTGCAAGTAAATTTGTATTTTGCTGAAACTTCTATTGGAGTAGAACAAATTATTGTATGTTACGTTTAGTCTGTATTCAAATTGTTGTACATTGCATTTAGTCTATATTCTGCTTGCTTTCACTCAAGTAGTGCCCAAGATTTCTGTAGAAGTTAAACATCTCAAAATTTTGTTGCATTAACACCCAATATGTCCAGAACTGACTTGTTAGTTTTGTTAGTAgtcatatgtatttttttcattaagtaGTTTTTGAAGGGAGCACTAATTCCTCGGCTAGTGATCATTTAAGGGCATGTAATAGTAATTGGTTAACATCAAAAGTGCAAGTGGCATGCTGTTTCAGTCTTAATTCACAAATACTACAACAGACATTTAGTTCAGTGTTGGCAGTATTCAGTCTTTAGTGATTTTATTTGAAggtattgtttgatttttttttttttttaaatcatgcatGTAATATAAACATGATTAATATCTGTGGCTTTCCTTTCAGATGGTGGCAGTGCTTAATGGGGAGTTCTCTCATCTTGTTGAGCAATTTGTGATTATAGACTGCCGTTACCCATATGAGTTTGATGGGGGACACATAAAGGTAAGATACCACATTCAAAGTTTATCTAACAAGGAAGAAGATAGAAAAGCAAAATCCAAGCAAGTAGAATataagttttcattttctttcagggTGCACTGAACCTGCACATGGAGGTTGAAGTGGAGGATTATCTGCTAAAACGTCCCATCACACCCTCCTCTCTAGATAAGCGGGTGTTGATTATCTTTCACTGCGAGTTCTCATCAGAGAGAGGGCCACGTATGTGTCGCTTCATCAGAACAAGAGATCGAATGCTCAACAAGTATCCCAACCTGCATTATCCAGAACTATATATCCTTAAAGGAGGATACAGAGAATTTTTTCCTAAATTTCAGGCAAGTGTCTTAAATTTTCATCTTTAGAAAAATAATTGCATCCTTTAATTACTGTGACGTTATGTAAATGTATATCTGCTTTCGTTTTAATTTAGTGCACTTTCTCATAATGGGCTAGTTAGGGTTAATCTTGACTTATTGTGAATGCCTTGTTTATATCCACATTCTTAATTTGTCTTGCCTCGTTTTTGAAGCAGGTGCTGTTCAGTCCAAGCTTTTTGCAGAACACTGGCTTGACTGAACTAATTTTATATAATTCAAATGGGCAAGTTTTATGTTTGTGTATCCAACCTTATAAAAAGCCTTGCTCGTACAAAGAGCCCCAGAACCATATGTTAATATCATCGGGCCTTTGGAAAGGCTAATCAAAAATTGCCACATGGAAACCATATGGATACTTTTATTTGAAAGCAGGTGTCATGCTCTTAATCAAAATAAATGGATATTTTGTAGTGTAGGGACAGTATTGGATTGGCAAATACAAAGTGAATGTTTGGTAGGtctgttcagttttttttgttgcaGCAAGACCTTTATACCAGCGATTAGGCATAGCTAAACTAGTGCCACGCCTTAGCAGTTCTTTGTCTGGACTTAGTTAAATTTGCGGTACCATTAGTTCTTTTTAAGCTCCCCAAGAGGATTATCAGGCCATTCCTTTGTAGGTTTAGTTACTGTGCTCTAATCCGTCTACAGAAGAATGACATTAATGTCATGGAACCTAACAAAACAGCTGTCCAGGCAAGAGGTGTGGAAATTTTGTGGTAGGGCTATAGATATATGATTGTTTCCATGAAGGTAGTTTGATTTGATCTATAGACTGATCAATAAATAACTGAACTCGACTGGATACACCAAGAAGGAAACTTCCCTGTTTAATGTGGAAGgttataatttattattctgtAGGTGTCTGCTATCTAGTTAACTGAGAGTGTAACATTGTTACTAAAGTAATATAGCAATGTAGCAAAAATATAACCATGCCAAAAAGCCTGAATTGGAGTAATAGCTTTTTTCCTCATGCGAGCTAGGTACAGTATCTGTACAAATGGCACCTTTTTGTTTAAAGCTGAATAAAGGTATAGAAATGTTTTGTTAGTGTGGAAGCTGATACCTTGCCTTAGCTTTTATAAAGGGGGCTCAAGCATTAATGAATGAGACTTATACAGATTGTTTGCTTCTTGTCATCTTCATTTGGTTCATTGAACCGAAGCAGTGCCTCAAATAAGACAGGCTCAGCAACTGAGTAGGAAGCATTGGAAAAATAGAGTTGAATGCTGAAATGAAAGAATGTACATTGTGAGAGAAGTGTGcttataattaattgaatatgaatTGAAAGGAACTTTCACTATGTATGTATATTTGGCAGGAAATTGCAGATTACTATTTACATAATTTGAACAGTGCACTACAGTACAGAAATGAGGTGTCTTGGACATATGTCTTGGActctaatttgtttaaaaattgtgGATCAACAAAAGGCAATTTTTTTGGTGATACTAATTTTAGATTATTTCTTAACTTTACAAATTTGGTGTCTAGTTGACTTGTCTTTTTGTGCCAGATTAAacactcctgtgtgtgtgtgtgtggtgtttttttggTGGGATTTGGTGTGTGTTATAGTTTTTGTCTCTTGTATGCCCAACAGACAAAGTGTGAACCACAAGACTACAGGCCCATGCACCACGTGGACTTCAAAGAAGATCTGAGGAAGTTCCGCATGAAGAGCCGCACATGGGCGGGAGAAAAGAGCAAGAGAGATTTATATAGTCGTCTTAAGATGTTGTAAGAGCAGCTATGGATTGCAGGAAGAGGACGACTTCTAGTTTTCCACATTAAGTTAAAGGCAGTTCAATCATTTTCACACAACTGGGGTTGGACAACTACTCCTCCTTTTGGAATGAAaagcaaattctttttttttttttttctccagggtttggttttaaattttaccCCAACGCAAACACCGTACTGTTAAGCATTCAAAGCAGTTTCTTCTAGGTTGGTTTGTTTGAATTGGTGAACAATTGGGAGTTTTCTTTTTGCAGAGTTTTGGTCTCTGTCACTGCCAACTGTAACCTGACAGCTTCCTTTAAACAGAAGCACAGAAAAAGTAATGAAGCTACAGCCGCAGGAGATCTTGCTGTTTTGACTAAATATCCACTGTATAAACTACAAACACAACTCCGAACAATGGAGCTGCCTCTTCCATCACAAGTTGATGCTGCCATTCAAGCACTTGTCCGAGTGagttgtgtgagtgtgtgtttttaagttttaattttttttttttggcagtgaaTGGAATTATTTAAAATGCTACTGTCTGGGGTTGTGCAGGTGGCATTTCTATTAGGCGTAATTTTCTTCCCAGTTTAACCCAGCATAGCCCATTGGATAGTGAACATGCAAGACTGCACAattgtcaattttaattttgtgtgcACAAAGCTCAATTAAGGCATATTGCTAAAGAAGCCAAAATCCATCATGCTGTttttgtgtgtgggttttttttatcCCGGGTTTGTAAGAT
This genomic window from Polypterus senegalus isolate Bchr_013 chromosome 4, ASM1683550v1, whole genome shotgun sequence contains:
- the cdc25b gene encoding M-phase inducer phosphatase 2, whose product is MEVNPLVSACSSLAPAADDSRPCTLPGLSSSLQLGSCRRAPPCMRALYSPERQAVLSPITNLAHGLNNLDVLGSDTPKRRPHTLNKVPSFASDTSDAGLCMDSPSPVDSTIFDELYDNVPVIKDTKVPFRRIKSLPMSLLGSSPSFKPRDHEAESFVSECPSRVESDKENLNAGFEFKKPTRPISRTRLHTIHGSDGKEAFANRPNSAPALMFSPSPEWAHPENESPISLRRSSFTCSINDEDDDGFLEILDDEIENDADVPTGMASLLTAPLVRKKEEVDNQPIIRGQPRGLFRTPSLPCSITRPALKRPERPHDENSPLKLKRRKSIAGAVVVNDDFEEQELMKCRFAQRSKSFCDADIGKLIENDTPELIGDFSKPFILPTVEGKHQDLKYITPEMMVAVLNGEFSHLVEQFVIIDCRYPYEFDGGHIKGALNLHMEVEVEDYLLKRPITPSSLDKRVLIIFHCEFSSERGPRMCRFIRTRDRMLNKYPNLHYPELYILKGGYREFFPKFQTKCEPQDYRPMHHVDFKEDLRKFRMKSRTWAGEKSKRDLYSRLKML